In Sphingomonas sp. PAMC26645, one DNA window encodes the following:
- a CDS encoding fatty acid desaturase, with translation MQREASSSTVGWPTVLLAGIVYGGWVVATAWHVVIPTPLLVLIGGWLLAWQGSLQHEVIHGHPTRIRWINDAIGFAPLSLWLPYRLYRRSHVAHHRAEVITDPRHDPESRYRVQARGLAAVLGRLQSTLLGQMIFGPAISVGRFFLQESRRLALEPARVARDWAPHLVAVALVLWWLGHVGLGLGRYVLCFVYPGMALTMVRSYAEHRADLASPGRAASVEHGGLLGLLYLNNNLHAAHHERPSLAWYDLPAYHRHNRARFAEAGAPIYQGYGEIVRRFAFSAHDDMIHPLHREPVS, from the coding sequence CGAGTTCGACGGTAGGATGGCCGACCGTCCTTCTGGCAGGTATCGTGTACGGCGGATGGGTGGTCGCGACGGCGTGGCATGTGGTCATTCCGACGCCGTTGCTGGTGCTGATCGGCGGGTGGCTGCTCGCTTGGCAGGGATCGCTGCAGCACGAGGTCATTCACGGGCATCCGACGCGGATCCGCTGGATCAACGACGCGATCGGGTTCGCGCCGCTGTCGCTGTGGCTGCCATACCGCCTGTACCGCCGCAGCCATGTCGCGCATCACCGCGCGGAGGTCATCACCGATCCGCGGCATGACCCTGAGTCCCGCTACCGCGTGCAGGCGCGTGGTCTCGCCGCGGTCCTCGGCCGGCTTCAATCGACGCTTCTCGGTCAGATGATCTTCGGACCTGCGATCTCGGTCGGCCGCTTCTTCCTACAAGAGTCCCGCCGACTTGCGCTCGAACCGGCGCGCGTCGCGCGCGATTGGGCACCGCACCTCGTCGCGGTCGCACTGGTGCTCTGGTGGCTCGGTCATGTCGGTCTTGGCCTCGGCCGTTACGTGCTGTGCTTCGTCTATCCGGGCATGGCGCTGACCATGGTGCGCTCCTATGCCGAGCACCGCGCCGATCTCGCAAGCCCCGGTCGCGCCGCCAGCGTCGAGCATGGCGGGCTGCTCGGGCTGCTGTATCTCAACAACAATTTGCATGCCGCGCATCACGAGCGGCCCTCGCTCGCCTGGTACGACCTGCCAGCGTACCACCGACATAACCGAGCCCGTTTCGCGGAGGCGGGGGCACCGATCTATCAGGGGTATGGCGAGATCGTACGGCGGTTCGCCTTCAGCGCGCATGACGACATGATCCACCCCCTCCACCGCGAGCCCGTGTCTTGA
- a CDS encoding PhnD/SsuA/transferrin family substrate-binding protein: MTGRIASLGMYDHPAQHDANDRLWSAIAAVLRERGVAEVPDRLDRTRYVHAIWRDPALLFGQACGYPLIADPTLDLRVIAFPIYAGRESGSVIVARADDSRGSVSAFRGSRAAINDRQSNTGMNLFRATIAPFAGQGAFFAEVVETGAHRASIVAVGTGKADLAAIDRVTYATIARFEPALVAHLKIVAPSPASPSLPFVTAAGTDAATLAALQSALDHVAADPDLAAVRETLFLAGIVPAEPDALTPISTLEAEAVRAGYPTLR, translated from the coding sequence TTGACGGGCCGGATCGCCTCGCTCGGGATGTACGATCACCCCGCGCAGCATGATGCCAACGACCGGCTGTGGTCGGCGATTGCCGCTGTCCTGCGCGAACGCGGTGTCGCGGAGGTGCCCGATCGGCTCGATCGAACGCGTTACGTCCATGCGATCTGGCGTGATCCGGCGCTGCTGTTCGGTCAGGCCTGTGGCTATCCGTTGATCGCCGATCCGACGCTGGATCTGCGCGTGATCGCGTTCCCGATCTACGCCGGGCGAGAGAGTGGCAGCGTGATCGTGGCGAGAGCGGACGATTCCCGCGGGTCGGTCTCGGCGTTTCGCGGTAGTCGCGCGGCCATCAACGATCGCCAGTCGAACACCGGCATGAACCTGTTCCGCGCGACTATCGCGCCGTTTGCGGGGCAGGGGGCGTTCTTTGCCGAGGTGGTCGAAACCGGAGCGCATCGGGCCAGCATCGTCGCGGTCGGGACGGGCAAGGCGGACCTCGCGGCGATCGACCGCGTGACCTATGCGACCATCGCACGGTTCGAGCCGGCGTTGGTCGCGCACCTGAAGATCGTCGCGCCGAGTCCTGCATCGCCGAGCCTGCCCTTCGTGACCGCCGCCGGGACCGACGCCGCAACTTTGGCGGCATTGCAAAGTGCGCTTGATCATGTCGCAGCCGATCCCGATCTGGCGGCGGTACGCGAGACGCTGTTTCTCGCCGGGATCGTACCGGCCGAGCCGGACGCGCTGACGCCGATATCGACACTCGAAGCCGAGGCCGTCCGGGCCGGCTACCCCACGCTCCGCTGA